The nucleotide sequence GCGCTGCCGGTTGGGAGTTCCGCCTTCAGGCGGTTGGGACGCCCGACCGGCTAAAGCCGGGACTCCAAACGCACCCCAGATCTCACGGGCAAGATTTTGCACCTCCGCATCACACTGTGGATAGTTCGCCAGGCTCGGTGATTTGCGCGGTGGCGTGCCTGCGATCGTGGCCCCAGCTTGCGCGAGTTCCTTCACCTTGCGCAACAATCCGGGCGTCATCGTGTCCACGTTCGGCAAGGCGAGCAGTCGGTAGCTTGTGCCTCCGGGAAAAACGATCCTGCCCCGTTTCACCGTGGCGCGCGCCCGCAGCGTCTCCGGCGAACAGGCGTCGAAGTTGTATTCCAAATGATCCGGCGGATTACCGCGCAGGGCGGACTGCGGCGGCCGAAAGACCTGCGGCGCGCCCTCGGCCGTGAGGTAGAGAATGTCCGCCACAGCCACACCTTGTCGCAGCATGAACTGGCAGCGCGCGAGGTACTCATGAAAGTTCGTCACCATGGCCCACCAGGTCTGTGTGCGCTCCCAATGGACGCCGTACGGCCCCATGGTCATTCCCGGCGCGCGGTTGAGCCACGGTTGATGCGCGTAACGATGGAAGACGATGCGGTTCACGCCAGAGCAAAACGCCCAATCGCCGAGCGCTTTCAAACTGCCCGGATGAAATTGCCAGCGCTCCTTGTCATCGGAAGTGAAGGACTCCGCCGCCACGATGGGTTTCCCGCCGGTGTGGGCGATGGAGGCCGCTTCGAAGCAACTGTACCAAGACTCGAAGCAGTTCGCCCAGAATTCGCACATCGGCACGTCGGCCACCGCGCCGAGGTTCAAATCCGCGGTCGGATTCATGTCGTAAGGCTCGATGGAAAGTCCCATGCCGTGACGGTGCGCAAGTTCCTTCAGATGTTGCGCGTGATTTTCGATGACGAGTTCCTGCGCGGTCTGGCGCACGTCCCAGAGGAAACGCTCCGAAACTTCACTGCAGTCCACGATGCGGCCCGTGAAGGCGGGGAGGTAGCGGAGTGGATCGTACCTGCGGCGGCGGCGGAATTCTTCGCGGAAGTTTGCGGTCCAGTTCTGCGCGCCCATTTCCCAACTGTCAATGTGCAGCGAAGTCAAACCCACATCGCGGCGTTTGTCCGGGCCAAGTTCGCGCAGCAATGCGCCAACAAAATGCTCGTAGTGGGAGTCCAGCGCAGCCTTGTCGAATTTGTCGCATTCAAGCCCGAGGCCGGGCGTCGGCGCAGGCCGCGTGTTCGCGCCGGTGCTGGTACGACCGAATCGCATCACAGTCCAGTTGCCTGACGGCGCGTTCCACGTCAGTCGGCCCTCGGAGTCGAGGCGGTCGGTAAGATCGAGAATTCCGCCGGAAGCGATGGTTGCGCCCCTGGGCGACGCGGGAAATTCCGCTGGCGCGGGAATAAACGGTTTAACGCCAGGCATGGAGGAAAACGGATCGCGCACATAAAGCGCCTTGTGGTCAATGTCGGCAATGCGTTCGTCGCCAACCGGAGTCGGAAGCGCGAGTACGGCAACATCGCGGTAAAACTCATTTTGCGCCTTGAGCAATTCCGTCGGCAGGCCACCCGTGCCGAAGTACGGCTTGCGCGGAATTGGGCGCGGCAGCAAGGCGTTGAAGTTGGTTGGGCCGCTGACCTCAACCGCACTGGCGACGAGGTGTTGCATGGATTGCTCGGGCTTGACCCACGGCCCGCCGCTGCCGGTCCAACCGGGCCCGGCATTGAGGGTGATTTGCAGCCCGAGCCGCTCCGCCTCCGCGACGACGTGTTTGAAAAGTTGCCGCCACTCGGCACTCATGAACTTCACCGGGCCTTTGGGAATCCCCACGTCCACCTCCATGATGATGACGCCGCCAATGCCCGCGCGCTGCATCGCTTCGAGATCGGCGGTGAGTCCTCCGCGGCTGAGGTTGCCGTCCATCCACATCCAATAGACCCACGGACGAGCGGCGGCAGGCGGCGGTGCCGCAAAGCTGGCGGCCAAATCGCCGCCATTCGCCGCCGTGACCTGAGCGGCGGCCAACGCCACCCACAATCCAGCCGCAAGGAGCAGGAGTTTCACGAACTTGTTCATAGATCGTCGTTCTTTGTAAGCCGGTTCAACCCAGAGCGCGAAGCGTCTGGTCCGGACTGTGCGCAGTTGTTTTCATTCTCGCAAGCTTCACACGACGGATCAGGAGTAGAAGCCGCACTTGTAGGCTGTGTCGAACATCGTCAAAATGTTTTCCGGCGGCACCTCACCTTGGATGTTATGCACGTTGTTGAAAACGTAGCCGCCGCCCGGCATCAAGGCGCCAACGTTCTGCCGCACGCTCGCCGCCACTTCCGCCGGTGTGCCGCGCGACAACACATGTTGGGCGTCGCAACCACCGCCCCAAAACGCCAGTTCGCGTCCAAAACGGCGCTTAAGTTCGGCGGGATTCATGTTCTTCGCGCTGGTTTGCACCGGGTTCAAAATATGAATGCCGTTGTCGAGCAGGTCGGGGATGAAATCACTGCACGCGCCGCAGGTGTGATACCAGATGCGGGCGTTCGTGCGGGAGCGGAGGTATTGGACGAGACGTTTGTGCCGCGGCTTGACGATGCGCCGGTATAGCTCCGGGTTGAACAGCGGGCCGTTCTGCCCGGCGATGTCGTCCCCGATCATGATCACTTCCACCACGTCGCCGACTTCATCGAGGAAGAGGCGAAACCAGTCGAGCCAGAATTTCAGCGTCTGTTCCAGCATCGCTTCGCAAAACTCCGGCTGGGTCATCAGATCGCAAAACCATTGCTCCAACCCGCGCATGTACCAGCAGATTTCATAGACCACGCCCGAGATGCCGCTAACGACGGCGTAAGGCGTCTCCTGCTTCAACTGCTGCGCCCGCTCACGCAAGCCGGTGAAGCGCGAGGGATCGTCGCCCTTGGGCCAGGGAAAATCGTTCACGTCGGCAAGCGTGGCGCTGGCTAGTGGATGCAACGAGATGTCCATGTAGTACGGCGTGTCATCGGGCATGGACCAGCGGATGCCGAACTCGTCGGTGAGGTCGTGCCAAAGCTTGCCGTCGCGCTGGGTTTGGACGATGCCGCCTTTCCAGCTCGCCGCCGCGCCGGCGCGAACATAGCGCGTGTCCACGCGCAACCGCTCGAGCACCGCCTCGCAAGGCACGGCCAGTTGTTGCACGGCGTCCAGGATGCGCACTTCGTCCGAAACGCCGAGGTGGGCGATCAGATTGCGATAAGCGTTCTTGTGGATGCCGGTCTGGTTGCCGCCCAGATCAATCGGCACGCGGTCCGGCGTTTCGTGCTGCAACGCCGTGAGCAGACGCTCGCGCGAAGTCATGGTTTCTCGTCTGGCCATCGTCGAATCCCTTTCAGCCTCCCGAGGTGTACTCGTTCAGCAACCGCAGGTAAACCAGGTATTGTTCGAGCGACACACCCGGCGGCGTCTGATGATCCACGCTCGGAATAAACCCGCCGGTCTTCATCAACGGCACGAGGCGCTCGAACTCGGCGCGCATCGCCGCCTCGCCGCGGTTCATCGTCATCTTGTCAAAATGCCCGACCATCAGCAGCCGCGGAAATTGCCGGCGCAGCTTCAAGCCGTCCACGCACGCCTGTCTTTCCAGTGGCAGCACGCCTTGCACGCCGAGTTCCTCAAGCCACGGCACGAGGAGCGTCACGTCGCCGTCCGTGTCCATGAACAGCGGGACGTTGTGCTCCTGGAGCCGCGGCAAAAGCTGGCGGTAGTACGGCGCGACGAACTCGTCGAACGTCCGCTTCGCGATCATCGGGCCGTGGTTGTAACTCATGTCCTCGGCAATGGTCATGAACGTCGGCACGCAGACGCGGAAGATTTGATCGAGCAGACGGAAATTGAACTCGAGCAGGTCGCGGTTGATTTGGTGCAGCAGTTCCGGCTGGTCGGCGAAGGCGAACATGAGCTTCTCGAAACCCATCAACGTCCGCGGAAACCAGAAGAAGCCCTCAACCGTCGCCCAAACCACCGCGTCGCCGCGCCGCTGGCGCTCGGCCCACGCCGCCATGCTCTCGATGGCGCGACTGTGATCCGGAAATAATTGCGGTCGGACGCGGATGTAATCGTCCAGGTTGCCGACGATGCCTTCGACGTGATGCTGCGTCGCCTCGATGGTTGGGTCGGTGGTGCTGAACCAGAACTGCTGGTAGGGATCGAGGCCGAAGTGGGCTGCAATCTCGAAGACCTGACTGAACTTCATTTCGCGCGGCAATCCTTCGTTGTGCCAGCGGGCGATGGTTTCGTCCCACCACATGGCCCATTCCCATCGCGGCAACCGGTCCAACGGCTGGAAATTCATCACCGCGCGAAAGCGCTCGACGTGATTCATGGTTTCACTCATCGGCAAATCCAACTGCCCTCACCTGCACCAGCTCGTGCAAACTCACAACCGTTTCTCGGCAACCGAAATCAGCCGCACCGGACCGAGCAGGCCGGATTCCTGGAGCGGCGAATCCTTCTTCCACAGCCGCCAGCTTGTAAAGCTGTGGCGACCCGTCGGGCTGGGCTTGTCTTTTTGCAACCATCGCGGCCACGACTTGAGCGTGCCATCCGGGTTGCGGTCGCTGTCCTCGGGCAATTGTTCGTCGCCGATCTGGCGGTTCACCCAGAGGTTGACGATTTTCATTTCGAGCACATTATCGCCCGGCTTTAAGGCATCGGTCACCTCCACGCGGAATGGCGGCTTCCAGAGGAGGCCGAGGTTCTTGCCATTCAGCCTCACTTCGGCAATCACTTCGACCCGGCCAAGGTCCAGGAAGAGTTGAGCGTTGAGAGTTGAAGGTTGAGAGTTCTCCGCTTTCCAAGAAAACGTCTTGCGGTAGGTCGCGTGGCCAGAAAAGTACTTTACGCCGGGATCATTTTGTTCGCTCCAGGAAGTCAACCTGTCGAACGTGACCCGTTCGGGCGCGCCGCGATTCGGCTCGAACTGCACTTCCCACGGGCCGGCGATTTCGACCGGCGGCGGCAACGCCGGAAT is from Verrucomicrobiota bacterium and encodes:
- a CDS encoding glycosyl hydrolase is translated as MNKFVKLLLLAAGLWVALAAAQVTAANGGDLAASFAAPPPAAARPWVYWMWMDGNLSRGGLTADLEAMQRAGIGGVIIMEVDVGIPKGPVKFMSAEWRQLFKHVVAEAERLGLQITLNAGPGWTGSGGPWVKPEQSMQHLVASAVEVSGPTNFNALLPRPIPRKPYFGTGGLPTELLKAQNEFYRDVAVLALPTPVGDERIADIDHKALYVRDPFSSMPGVKPFIPAPAEFPASPRGATIASGGILDLTDRLDSEGRLTWNAPSGNWTVMRFGRTSTGANTRPAPTPGLGLECDKFDKAALDSHYEHFVGALLRELGPDKRRDVGLTSLHIDSWEMGAQNWTANFREEFRRRRRYDPLRYLPAFTGRIVDCSEVSERFLWDVRQTAQELVIENHAQHLKELAHRHGMGLSIEPYDMNPTADLNLGAVADVPMCEFWANCFESWYSCFEAASIAHTGGKPIVAAESFTSDDKERWQFHPGSLKALGDWAFCSGVNRIVFHRYAHQPWLNRAPGMTMGPYGVHWERTQTWWAMVTNFHEYLARCQFMLRQGVAVADILYLTAEGAPQVFRPPQSALRGNPPDHLEYNFDACSPETLRARATVKRGRIVFPGGTSYRLLALPNVDTMTPGLLRKVKELAQAGATIAGTPPRKSPSLANYPQCDAEVQNLAREIWGAFGVPALAGRASQPPEGGTPNRQRRLGKGRIVWSTALTNHGGTTELPADAAFEIYPDYAALAVMLRADGLPPDFESDGPLRYTHRHDGNTEIYFLANRSAETCITTAAFRVSGKAPELWNPLTREIRRAQVWQERDGRTFVPLKLEAHDSVFVVFRHSANASSAKASGRNWDEFAPVQEIKGPWEVRFQPGRGAPEQPSFETLADWSKHADPGVKYFSGMATYRNAFNWKPENSQPSTLNPQLFLDLGHVEVMARVKINGKDAGTVWKSPFRVNINGSLKSGENQLEITVANLWPNRLIGDAALPKEQRVAWTTWNPFAKDTPLLESGLLGPVTIVNGM